A window of Dehalococcoidia bacterium contains these coding sequences:
- a CDS encoding Zn-ribbon domain-containing OB-fold protein, protein MEAVKKEPVIFEGFIIMPYKYSVGSMASKFFIKIRDSKVISGAKCPKCGFVNVPPRSVCPKCFSKVEELIDLSGKGTLETFTIVNYESSVQAIKPPYAIGVIKLDGADTGMTHFIGDVDAKSIKSGMKLEPVFKDKREATIFDIEYFRPVK, encoded by the coding sequence ATGGAAGCAGTAAAAAAAGAACCCGTCATTTTTGAAGGCTTCATTATCATGCCCTACAAGTACTCCGTAGGCTCCATGGCCAGCAAGTTTTTCATCAAGATCAGAGACAGCAAAGTGATCAGTGGCGCCAAATGCCCGAAGTGCGGATTCGTCAATGTCCCGCCCAGGTCCGTCTGCCCCAAATGCTTCAGCAAGGTGGAAGAGTTGATTGATCTGAGCGGCAAAGGCACGCTGGAAACATTCACTATCGTGAACTACGAATCGTCGGTGCAGGCGATCAAGCCGCCCTATGCCATAGGCGTGATCAAGCTGGACGGCGCCGATACGGGTATGACGCATTTCATCGGGGACGTCGACGCAAAATCCATTAAATCAGGGATGAAGCTGGAACCGGTATTCAAGGACAAGCGTGAAGCCACCATCTTCGATATCGAGTATTTCCGGCCGGTCAAATAG
- a CDS encoding CoA-transferase — translation MEVIQEGKGQLVGWHDPDENREYVLHNKSRALKDKTMTARDAVSKFVKDGDFIASGGFGHIRVSMNIIYEIIRQRRRNLIMAGKTAVHDLDLLVGNGCVDRVEVAYSFGHEVRGLSPASRRMVESGRCKVIAEISNSGYQWRFLAGMMGLPFIPSRNLLGTDTGAYSSCKVVKDPFSGKPINLIPAAYPDVAFIHVHRCDIYGNCQIDGIMVEDFELARCARKLIITTEKIVDNEIMRREPWRNVIPFYVVDAVVEQPYGSHPCEMHGEYFFDEEHIAEWLALSKTDEGVKQYSDKYIFGVNDFDEYLETCGGLKKIEFLKKREDMRVPLVTPWRK, via the coding sequence ATGGAAGTTATACAAGAAGGTAAAGGACAACTGGTCGGATGGCACGATCCGGACGAAAACCGGGAGTACGTCCTGCACAACAAATCCCGCGCTCTCAAGGACAAGACCATGACCGCACGCGATGCGGTGAGCAAATTCGTCAAGGACGGCGACTTCATCGCCAGCGGCGGGTTCGGACACATCCGTGTCTCCATGAATATAATCTACGAGATTATTCGCCAACGCAGGCGCAACCTGATCATGGCCGGCAAGACGGCCGTGCATGACCTGGACCTTCTGGTGGGCAACGGCTGTGTCGACAGGGTCGAGGTGGCTTATAGCTTCGGCCACGAGGTCAGGGGCCTGTCACCGGCCAGCAGGCGCATGGTGGAATCCGGCAGGTGCAAGGTCATCGCTGAGATCAGCAACTCCGGCTATCAGTGGAGGTTCCTGGCGGGAATGATGGGCCTGCCGTTCATACCCAGCCGCAACCTGCTCGGCACGGATACAGGCGCATACAGCTCCTGCAAGGTGGTGAAAGATCCCTTCAGCGGCAAGCCCATCAACCTGATACCGGCAGCCTATCCGGATGTGGCTTTCATCCACGTGCACCGCTGCGACATCTACGGCAACTGCCAGATCGACGGCATCATGGTGGAGGACTTCGAGCTGGCGCGCTGCGCGCGCAAGCTGATCATAACCACCGAGAAGATTGTGGACAACGAGATAATGCGCAGGGAGCCCTGGCGTAACGTTATACCTTTCTATGTTGTGGACGCCGTGGTTGAGCAGCCCTATGGATCGCATCCCTGCGAGATGCACGGCGAGTACTTTTTCGACGAGGAGCACATAGCTGAATGGCTGGCTCTTTCCAAGACCGATGAGGGAGTCAAGCAGTACTCGGACAAATACATTTTCGGCGTAAATGATTTCGATGAATACCTGGAGACCTGCGGGGGACTTAAAAAAATCGAGTTCCTTAAGAAGCGTGAAGACATGAGGGTGCCACTGGTAACACCCTGGCGAAAATAA
- a CDS encoding acyl-CoA dehydrogenase family protein, giving the protein MDFELTESQRMITNAAREIATEFGPEYWRKKEEKHEFGSEFWKAICDAGFLGIVIPEEYGGSGNGATDLFIAMENLCGYGCGMAGAWYLILSEVFGGLSILKHGTAEQKKKYLPALAKGDIEFCMALTEPNAGTNTLNISTTARKDGKNWIINGNKTFISGADRAQGMLIIARTSPCGSKGSKTSGLSLFLADLPNKAVEIEPIAKHAVNYSHSCTVTFNDLKLPESALMPPLDGGWHNVLDTLNPERMSFSALGVGIANLAIRKAVEYARERKVFNNVPIGSYQALQFPLAESYSCLEAARLLNLRASVAYDTGKPSAEVGAAANMAKAIVVEHGIKAVYWAMQVFGGYGYAIEYDVERWWREINLIRLAPVTQQMTLAYIGERVLGMPKSYQT; this is encoded by the coding sequence ATGGACTTCGAGCTTACTGAGAGCCAGCGAATGATCACCAACGCTGCCAGGGAGATCGCGACTGAGTTCGGCCCCGAATACTGGCGCAAAAAGGAAGAGAAGCACGAATTCGGCAGCGAATTCTGGAAAGCCATATGTGATGCCGGTTTTCTCGGCATAGTCATACCGGAGGAATACGGGGGCTCGGGCAACGGCGCGACCGACCTTTTCATCGCTATGGAGAATCTATGCGGGTACGGTTGCGGCATGGCGGGCGCCTGGTATCTGATTCTATCAGAGGTCTTCGGCGGCCTGAGCATTTTGAAACACGGCACGGCAGAGCAGAAAAAGAAATACCTGCCGGCGCTGGCCAAGGGCGATATCGAATTCTGCATGGCACTTACAGAGCCGAACGCGGGCACCAATACCCTCAATATCAGCACCACCGCCAGGAAAGATGGGAAAAACTGGATCATCAACGGCAATAAGACGTTCATCAGCGGCGCCGACCGCGCCCAGGGTATGCTGATCATAGCCCGCACCTCCCCCTGTGGAAGCAAAGGCAGCAAGACCTCGGGACTGAGCCTGTTTTTAGCCGACCTGCCCAACAAGGCCGTAGAGATAGAACCCATCGCAAAACACGCCGTCAACTACTCTCATTCCTGCACCGTTACATTCAACGACCTCAAGCTCCCGGAGAGCGCGCTGATGCCGCCGCTGGACGGCGGATGGCACAATGTCCTGGATACGCTGAATCCCGAGCGCATGAGCTTCTCCGCGCTCGGCGTGGGCATAGCCAACCTGGCCATTCGCAAAGCCGTGGAATACGCGCGCGAACGCAAGGTTTTCAATAACGTGCCCATTGGCAGCTATCAGGCGCTGCAGTTCCCACTGGCCGAGTCATATTCCTGCCTTGAGGCGGCACGACTGCTCAATTTGCGGGCATCAGTCGCCTATGATACCGGCAAGCCTTCCGCAGAGGTGGGCGCGGCAGCCAATATGGCCAAGGCTATTGTGGTTGAGCATGGCATCAAGGCGGTTTACTGGGCCATGCAGGTCTTCGGCGGCTACGGCTATGCCATTGAATACGATGTCGAGAGATGGTGGCGCGAGATCAACCTGATAAGGCTGGCGCCCGTCACCCAGCAGATGACACTGGCTTATATCGGTGAAAGGGTGCTGGGGATGCCCAAAAGCTACCAGACCTAG
- a CDS encoding 3-keto-5-aminohexanoate cleavage protein — MEDKVIITAALAGSATFKNNNPATPYTPKEYAEEAEKAFKAGASMVHIHGRDEKMGGYHTSDVEMVKATYDAIRQRCPDLIIQVTSSVGFPCQVGPFPESDCVNLINNLIKLNMESRIRSIKAIKPESASLNTNTMNFSVLDRKTGQILIDNVFVNSFGMLQDFGKLMEEIGCRPEAELYDVGGLDNWIIIAKQGIFRKPYNFNFVWGVNGGQKFRPEVFVAFVNALPPDSNFTTCAVGTEQVPAIMQSCMMGGHMRVGLEDNTRMPDGELAKGSYEQVELAVKIAAMLGREPATPAEARKILGITKN; from the coding sequence ATGGAAGACAAAGTAATCATCACAGCAGCTCTGGCAGGGTCGGCCACGTTCAAGAACAACAACCCTGCGACACCTTATACACCCAAGGAATACGCAGAAGAAGCCGAGAAAGCCTTCAAGGCCGGCGCCAGCATGGTGCATATCCATGGCCGCGATGAAAAAATGGGCGGATACCATACATCTGATGTGGAAATGGTAAAGGCCACTTACGACGCGATAAGGCAGCGCTGCCCCGACCTGATCATCCAGGTCACTTCATCAGTGGGCTTCCCCTGTCAGGTCGGCCCCTTCCCCGAGTCGGATTGCGTAAACCTGATAAACAATTTGATCAAACTCAACATGGAGTCAAGGATACGGTCGATCAAGGCCATCAAGCCGGAGAGCGCCTCCCTAAATACCAATACCATGAATTTCAGCGTGCTTGACCGCAAGACCGGCCAGATTCTGATCGATAACGTGTTCGTTAACTCCTTCGGTATGCTGCAGGATTTCGGCAAGCTTATGGAAGAGATCGGATGCCGGCCCGAGGCCGAGCTATACGATGTCGGCGGCCTGGACAACTGGATTATCATAGCCAAACAGGGTATCTTCCGCAAGCCCTATAACTTCAACTTCGTGTGGGGCGTTAACGGCGGCCAGAAATTCAGGCCAGAGGTATTTGTAGCGTTTGTTAACGCGCTTCCGCCCGACTCCAACTTCACCACCTGTGCCGTAGGCACGGAGCAGGTCCCCGCCATCATGCAGTCATGCATGATGGGAGGGCATATGAGGGTTGGCCTGGAGGACAACACCAGGATGCCTGACGGCGAGCTTGCCAAGGGCAGCTATGAACAGGTAGAATTGGCCGTCAAAATAGCCGCCATGCTGGGAAGGGAGCCGGCTACTCCGGCCGAGGCGCGCAAGATCCTCGGTATCACAAAAAATTAG
- a CDS encoding CoA-transferase yields MANNQNGRYNMREFLAFTGSNLLEDGKSVFVGTGLPMIAGMLAQKTHAPNLLIIFEAGGVGPILPELPISVGQALTCYRGIAATSMHDVMSSCQAGFIDYGFLGGAQVDMYGNINTTCIGDHDHPKARLPGSGGANDIASFAHKTILIVGGQSKRTFVNKVDFLTTPGFLSGPGAREKAGLPSNTGPFRMITQLAVYGFDDKTKRMKLLSLHPGVTIEEVRDNSSFDIIIPDKYAVSPEPTDRDLEILRKDIDPTGMLIGK; encoded by the coding sequence ATGGCCAATAATCAAAACGGCAGATATAACATGCGAGAATTCCTGGCGTTCACAGGCTCAAACCTGCTGGAGGACGGCAAGTCAGTCTTTGTCGGCACAGGCCTTCCCATGATAGCCGGCATGCTGGCTCAAAAGACGCACGCCCCCAATCTGCTGATCATATTTGAAGCCGGGGGCGTCGGGCCCATACTGCCCGAGCTGCCCATATCGGTAGGGCAGGCTTTAACCTGCTACAGGGGGATTGCCGCCACCAGTATGCATGATGTAATGTCATCCTGCCAGGCGGGATTCATCGATTACGGCTTCCTGGGCGGCGCCCAGGTCGATATGTATGGAAATATCAACACTACGTGCATAGGCGACCATGACCACCCTAAGGCCAGGCTGCCGGGAAGCGGCGGCGCCAACGATATCGCTTCCTTCGCCCACAAGACCATACTCATCGTAGGTGGACAATCGAAGCGCACATTCGTCAACAAGGTCGATTTTCTCACAACACCCGGCTTCCTGAGCGGGCCCGGAGCAAGGGAAAAGGCAGGATTACCCAGCAATACCGGCCCCTTCAGAATGATTACACAGCTGGCGGTCTACGGATTCGATGATAAGACCAAGCGTATGAAGCTGCTGTCTCTCCATCCCGGCGTCACCATCGAAGAGGTCCGCGACAATTCAAGCTTCGATATCATTATCCCCGATAAATACGCGGTAAGCCCCGAACCGACGGACCGCGATCTCGAAATACTGCGCAAGGATATCGATCCCACAGGTATGTTAATCGGCAAATAA